GACCTCCTCGATATCGTAATCGCGGTGGTGGGCGTGGTGAAGGATATCCGTGCTGGCGCTCATGTGCTCGCCCAGACCGTCGTCGTTCGCGAGCGACTTGATCGCCGTCTCGTCGTACGCTCGAAACCCGTTTTGCGTATCGCGGACCCAAGCGCGCGAACGAACGACCCCCATGCTGAGGTTGGTGAGGACGTTGACGATAGTGAGACCGAACCGCCGATACAGCGGTACCTCGCTTTCCGCCCCCTCGCCGAACCGATCTCCGACCACGAGTTCAGCCCCGGTCTGCCGTTGGCGTTCGACGAGTTTCGGGATATCGGCCGCGTCGTGCTGGCCGTCGCCGTCCAAGATGATGAGATGGTCTGCACCCCGCCGCTCGGCTTCCTTGAAAATCGTCTGCAGCGCCCCGCCGTACCCTCGGTTTTGCTCGTGTTCGACGACGACTGCCCCCGCACGCCGAGCGATCGCCGCCGTATCGTCCGTGCTCCCGTCGTCGACGACGAGCGTCATATCGGCGTATCGTCCCGCTTCCGTGACGACGTCACCTATCCGACTTCCTTCGTTGTACGCCGGGATGCTCGCGAGGACCTCACACTGCTGGCGTTCGAGCGAGTGGCTCTGCGACTCGATCGCGTAGAACTCCTCTCCGTTCGTTCGCTCGGACTGCTGAATGGCGTCGTAATCGACGTACTCCTCGCAGTCCTCGTGCAGCACGATCCCGGGAAAGCCGAGTTCGCGGGCCGCCTCGGTGAGGTGATACTCGTCGAGACCCTCCGTGAACTCGGTGTTGGGAGCGGGCACGACGACCGCAGACGCCTCTCTGGCGAGCTCGACCGCCCGGGATTCGGTTCCCTTCCGGTAGCTGACGAGCACCGAGTAGCCCCGCCGATTCGCGCGGAGCAGGATGCGCGCGATGGCGTCCTCGTTGTCTGCTGTCGCGACCACGCCGATAGCGGGGTTCTCCCGGTTCAGGACCTCAACTTCAGCTTCTACGCGCGCATTCGATTCCATGTTCCGCCTCCCCCGGTGTCTCTCTCGTTAGGTTCTCCCATTGATCCGTCGCGGCTCGGGTCGGGACGGGACGCCCGTACCGAGTTATCGCGGGTTCGGACGGCATCTCAGATCATCTGCTCCTTCCACGTGTCCGGCGTGTCTTCGGTGACGATTTCCAAGTCGAGGTGGTACTCGAACTCTTTCGGACCCTCCGCTCGAATCCACTCGATCATCTCTTCGAGGCCGTCGCGAAGCGTATAGCGCGATTCGTATCCGAGCAGGTCGCGAGCCTTGTCCGCCGAGCAGTTCGCCAACTCGACCTCTTGGGGGCGTTCCGGCACGTAGATCGGATCCAAGTCGAAGTCGATGATGTCGGCGATAACCTCGGCCAGCGTGTTTATCGTGATGAACTCGTCGTCCGGGCCGATGTTGATAGTCTCGCCGACGACGTTGTCCTCGTGAGCGAGTCGCTTCAGCGGACGGACGTCGTCCTGGATGAACGTGAAACAACGCTTCTGCTCGCCGTCACCGTAGATGATCGGCTGTTGCCCCCGGAGCATCCGGTTGATGAAGATAGCCGCCACGTTTCGGAACGGGTCGTCGTACTTCTGTCTCGGCCCGATGATGTTGTGCGGAACCGCGACGACGTAATCGAAGCCGTGGACATCGGCCAGCAGTTCGGTCAGGTCCTCAGCCGCGACTTTGCTCACGGCGTAGGGGTCCTGCGGCCGGGGTTCCATGTCTTCGGTGAACGGCGTTTCGTTCTCTCCGTACCGGGACATGCTCGAGCAGTAGACGAACCGGTTGATGCCGCAGTCGGCTGCCGCGGCGAGCGTGCCCGACGTCGCTTGGTAGAGGTGGTCGTTGATCAGCGCCGGTGAGAAGACGCTCAGTCCCTCGTGCGCGAGGGCGGCGGTGTGATAGACGATGTCTGCGTCGCCCATCGCCTCCTTCATGGCGTCCACGTCTTGGCACTCGATCCGGTGGAACTCGGCTTCGGAGGGCACGTTGCTCTCGTACCCGCCGATCAGATTGTCGTTACCGGCTACTTCGTATCCCTCTTCGATGAACGCGTCGGCTAGATGGCTCCCCAGGAATCCCGCGATCCCCGTAATGAACACTCGCTCTTCCATGAGGCTATCAGCAATGTGACGGCTATTAAATCATTGCACTGATTATTCTTATAGATACTGTCTCCAAATCTAGTAGGTTTCGCGAGCACGCATCGGACCACCGTCGGCCAAGAATTCGACGGAGACGACCTGGCAGAACGGGAGAAAGATGTCGAATCTGAGAAGAAGCAGTGTATTCGAGTCCGTGAAATAACCTAATATGTTGACACTTAGTTCTTATTGACCTGCTACCAGTCTGGACGACAATTATAAATTTGTATTAACATTATGGATAGCTAACGTACCGCGTGAATCGACGTGAGAAATGCATTACAAAAGTAAGACTGTAACATCATCGGAGGTGCCAAAGCGAGCAGTCGTCCGTCGGGAGTTCGTACCCCTCGTACTACTGCGATCGACCACTTGGGAGGGCCGAGCACTTCCGCGGCGACTCGACGGCGCTTTCCCGAGAACAAGACGTGAACACGTGCCAACTGGGAGTGACGGAGCGGAGTCAAATCACGGGGTTCCGCCTCGGCATTTCGCTCCGAACAAGCAAGATTATGTTGGTTCTAAAATACTATTTAAATGACAGCACAGTCTGCGAATCCGATCGATCCGCTCGGAGAGCGACTGGACAAACTTCGTACGCTGCTAGTCGAGTTCCCGTCCCGCACCCAAACGGATGACGAGATACTTGCCATAAATAAATTATGTATATCGTGACTGTATGTCTGACATACTATACCGATAGCGGAAAGGAGCACAGGAGGAGAGAGGAGTTATCGCGTCGTGAACGAACAAGACGACACGGACGACGCGCAGAACGGGATCGCGCTCGGTCGCCGATCCTATCTGGCACTCGTGGGGGCCTCTGTGGGGGGACTCGCGGGCTGTACCGGACAGCAGTCATCTTCGGATTCGGCGACGATGGAACCGCTGGAGGTGTTCGGGTACGGAGGCGCCGCGATTATCGCCCGCGACGCGGTCACGGTGAGTGCACTCGACACGCAGAGTGAGGCCGAACCCAACGATTCCCGGGCTAACGCGACGCGCATCTCCGTCGGCGCGGAAACGACGGCCGAACTGACGGCCGGTGACGTCGACTGGTTCGCCTTCGACGCCGACGCCGGTGACGAACTACACCTCACGCTCGCGCGGGAGACGGGGGACGGAGTCGCCGCGGCGGTCCTCTACGACACCGAAGGGAGCTTTCTCGATATGGTGTACTCGGGAAGCACGCGCAGCGTCGTCACCGAAACCGCGAACGGGTCGGGCACCCACTACGCCGAAATCGTCGATATCAACGACGGGAGCGGTTCGTACACGGTCACGGTCACGAACGGCGAGGTGCCGACGTCGACGCCGACTCCTACGCCCACCCCGACGTCGACGCCGACTCCTACGCCCACCCCGACGGCAACGCCGACTCCTACGCCCACCCCGACGGCAACGCCCACGCCCACCCCCACCCCGACGGCAACGCCGACACCGACTCCCACCCCCACCCCAACGCCGGTGGAAGACGACTACGGTCAGCAGGGATACGGCGAACGCGGATTCGGCGGCGTATAACGCTCGAACGGGGAGATTTTTTATCGGGTCGAGCTATTCAAGATAGCCGATATCTTCGAGCCGGTTCTGCGCCTCCTCGCTCAACTGTTCGGACGAATCTCGCCCCTCCTCGGCGGCGTCGAGCGGACGTCGCGTTCGAACCTCACGCGTCGCGGGGTCGCTTCCGGCCTCGAATATCTCGGAGACGACGGACCCGTCCATGTCCGACGGGACGTCCAACCCCATCCAGTGGAGAACGGTGGGTGCGATATCCGTGATTCGAATCGGGTCGATGTCGGTCGCGTTCACGTCCGGGCCGTGGAAGAGCACCATGCCGTCCACGATGTTCTCACCGCGCCAGTTC
This genomic stretch from Halogeometricum sp. S1BR25-6 harbors:
- a CDS encoding glycosyltransferase family 2 protein, whose product is MESNARVEAEVEVLNRENPAIGVVATADNEDAIARILLRANRRGYSVLVSYRKGTESRAVELAREASAVVVPAPNTEFTEGLDEYHLTEAARELGFPGIVLHEDCEEYVDYDAIQQSERTNGEEFYAIESQSHSLERQQCEVLASIPAYNEGSRIGDVVTEAGRYADMTLVVDDGSTDDTAAIARRAGAVVVEHEQNRGYGGALQTIFKEAERRGADHLIILDGDGQHDAADIPKLVERQRQTGAELVVGDRFGEGAESEVPLYRRFGLTIVNVLTNLSMGVVRSRAWVRDTQNGFRAYDETAIKSLANDDGLGEHMSASTDILHHAHHRDYDIEEVGTTVRYDIENASTHNPIKHGAVLVSNIIRTVERERPLSVLGIPGFGIAFLGISLGYWTVSKYLQTSDFPLELATVASFSTLAGLFICFTAIILHSLKTHYP
- a CDS encoding NAD-dependent epimerase/dehydratase family protein — protein: MEERVFITGIAGFLGSHLADAFIEEGYEVAGNDNLIGGYESNVPSEAEFHRIECQDVDAMKEAMGDADIVYHTAALAHEGLSVFSPALINDHLYQATSGTLAAAADCGINRFVYCSSMSRYGENETPFTEDMEPRPQDPYAVSKVAAEDLTELLADVHGFDYVVAVPHNIIGPRQKYDDPFRNVAAIFINRMLRGQQPIIYGDGEQKRCFTFIQDDVRPLKRLAHEDNVVGETINIGPDDEFITINTLAEVIADIIDFDLDPIYVPERPQEVELANCSADKARDLLGYESRYTLRDGLEEMIEWIRAEGPKEFEYHLDLEIVTEDTPDTWKEQMI